The following coding sequences are from one Salvia hispanica cultivar TCC Black 2014 chromosome 3, UniMelb_Shisp_WGS_1.0, whole genome shotgun sequence window:
- the LOC125215592 gene encoding monothiol glutaredoxin-S5-like codes for MQKALHYRNLLPASAGGSAIPPPGDNQSGGEFASGAVNLRKLVADNAVVVFARKGCCMCHVVKLLLNGHGVNPTVVDVDDHNEGDVTDQLSRIVGAAPQFPAVFVGGELFGGLEQVMGAHISGELVPRLREARALWL; via the coding sequence atGCAAAAGGCGCTTCACTACCGGAATCTCCTCCCCGCCTCCGCCGGCGGATCCGCCATTCCGCCGCCCGGAGACAACCAATCCGGCGGCGAATTCGCGTCCGGCGCCGTCAATTTGAGAAAATTAGTGGCGGACAACGCGGTGGTGGTGTTCGCGCGGAAGGGCTGCTGCATGTGCCACGTCGTCAAGCTCCTCCTCAACGGCCACGGCGTCAATCCGACGGTCGTCGACGTCGACGACCACAACGAAGGCGACGTGACCGATCAATTGTCGAGGATCGTCGGCGCCGCGCCGCAATTCCCCGCCGTATTCGTCGGCGGAGAACTTTTCGGAGGGCTGGAGCAGGTGATGGGAGCTCATATCTCCGGCGAATTGGTGCCGCGGTTAAGAGAAGCTAGGGCTTTGTGGCTTTGA